The following are encoded together in the Kribbella voronezhensis genome:
- a CDS encoding serine/threonine-protein kinase, which yields MNGEVLAGRYRLLTLLGHGGAGEVWRAEDEALARPVAVKLLRRLDGDLMDATDRFRTEAQSAARLLHPNVVATYDVGTADGQVFLVMELVNGPDLAKLLRSGGLPSVDLVADIAVQGARALDAAHAAGIVHRDVKPGNLLLAPDGTLKITDFGIAQAVGLDGATGPVLLGTAAYVSPEQVRGERATPASDWYSLGCVLYELLAGVPPFVGENFEAVLRQHLEAVPVPIVVRRPEVTAGLGELVTRLLAKAPGARPASAAEVIRYLEQAPADQGTRVMAVLPTTEAHAAVQAAPSDIVPGLQPEEDPEPQQPRRKGGFPFAKAILALAVVLAGVLVAALLKEGVSNPTAEARDVPTQPVVTKATATAKPKPTPTPTPTPTPTPKPTKKPKVTPNPTRISQLRTLAALLRAQEGRGAKTARAAAKDVDDAAVALDEGDDKQAATKFADARRRLIDAQREHRWQATPQIVILFNVLGRTMPSGGNDNE from the coding sequence GTGAACGGCGAGGTACTCGCAGGGCGCTACCGATTGCTGACCTTGCTGGGGCATGGTGGCGCAGGCGAGGTCTGGCGGGCCGAGGACGAGGCCCTCGCCCGGCCCGTCGCGGTGAAGCTGCTGCGCCGGCTGGACGGCGATCTGATGGACGCCACCGACCGGTTCCGCACCGAGGCCCAGTCGGCCGCGCGCCTGCTACACCCGAACGTGGTCGCTACCTACGACGTCGGTACTGCGGACGGCCAGGTGTTCCTGGTGATGGAACTGGTGAACGGACCCGACCTGGCCAAGCTGCTGCGCAGTGGCGGGCTCCCGTCGGTCGACCTGGTCGCCGACATCGCAGTACAGGGAGCGCGGGCACTGGACGCAGCACATGCTGCCGGGATCGTGCACCGGGATGTGAAGCCGGGCAACCTTCTGCTGGCACCCGACGGCACACTCAAGATCACTGACTTCGGTATCGCGCAGGCAGTAGGTCTGGATGGCGCCACTGGACCGGTGTTGCTCGGCACAGCGGCGTACGTGTCGCCGGAGCAGGTCCGTGGCGAACGGGCGACGCCGGCCAGTGACTGGTACTCCCTGGGCTGCGTGCTCTACGAACTGCTCGCCGGAGTACCGCCCTTCGTAGGCGAGAACTTCGAAGCCGTACTCCGCCAGCACCTCGAAGCCGTACCGGTGCCGATCGTCGTACGCCGTCCAGAGGTGACCGCTGGTCTCGGAGAGCTTGTGACACGCCTGCTGGCCAAGGCACCGGGAGCTCGGCCGGCCTCTGCCGCCGAGGTGATCCGCTACCTCGAGCAAGCCCCTGCGGACCAGGGCACCCGGGTCATGGCCGTGCTGCCGACCACCGAAGCCCACGCCGCAGTACAGGCGGCGCCTTCTGACATCGTGCCGGGGCTTCAGCCTGAGGAGGACCCAGAGCCGCAACAGCCTCGCCGCAAGGGCGGATTCCCCTTCGCGAAGGCCATCCTGGCGTTGGCGGTGGTCCTGGCCGGCGTGCTCGTCGCGGCACTGCTCAAGGAGGGCGTGTCCAACCCGACCGCCGAAGCACGCGACGTACCGACTCAACCGGTGGTGACCAAGGCGACCGCCACCGCGAAGCCGAAGCCCACCCCGACGCCGACCCCGACACCCACGCCTACTCCGAAGCCCACCAAGAAGCCGAAGGTCACCCCGAACCCGACGCGGATCAGTCAGCTGCGCACGCTCGCCGCTCTGCTCCGGGCCCAGGAGGGTCGCGGTGCGAAGACGGCCCGGGCGGCGGCGAAAGATGTCGACGACGCGGCTGTGGCGCTGGACGAGGGTGACGACAAGCAGGCGGCCACCAAGTTCGCCGACGCCCGGCGGCGGCTGATCGACGCTCAGCGCGAGCACCGCTGGCAGGCCACGCCACAGATCGTCATCCTGTTCAACGTGCTCGGCCGGACGATGCCGTCCGGTGGCAACGACAACGAGTAG
- a CDS encoding MFS transporter, with protein MTRTHTPAAPSVFGSRSFRSVFTAAAVSQLGTQVGYLAVPLIGVQALAFDAGQLGLLATLGTAAFLLIGLPAGAWIDVLGRRPVMVVADLSRALLVGSIPVATAFGVLSATQLYLVVFLTGVGTVFFDVSAQSLLPGLVGRQLLTEANTHLVGMNAVADVSGRSAGGWLVQLLTAPFAVVADAVSYLASAWFLLRIDTDLSQRPTVRRASVRSQIAEGLVFVAGEPLLRAIAVKGMINNLSIQLAVTVLPLLFVRDLHLSAGVLGGYLALGGVGVFIGSRLARPLGRRLGQGRASWVAGAATAPVAFLVPLIDRDWRLVTAGAAWIVITAKVGVDNVLLTTFRQQVTPDRLLGRVNATMRFLLTGSLAIGSAVAGVVGQLVSVRAVLCLAAVGLAFSWIPLFLSPLRRLRVLPTKPDGEAGHKPGDA; from the coding sequence ATGACCCGGACCCACACCCCCGCTGCACCGAGCGTCTTCGGATCGCGATCGTTCCGCTCCGTGTTCACCGCCGCGGCCGTCAGCCAGCTCGGCACGCAGGTGGGCTACCTGGCCGTGCCGCTGATCGGCGTACAGGCACTTGCCTTCGATGCCGGCCAACTCGGCCTGCTCGCCACTCTCGGGACGGCCGCCTTCCTCCTGATCGGGCTCCCGGCCGGCGCCTGGATCGACGTACTTGGCCGTCGGCCGGTGATGGTCGTTGCCGACCTGAGCCGCGCGCTCCTGGTCGGATCGATCCCGGTGGCGACCGCCTTCGGCGTGCTGTCGGCCACGCAGCTCTACCTGGTGGTGTTCCTCACCGGGGTCGGCACGGTGTTCTTCGACGTGTCGGCGCAGAGTCTGTTGCCAGGGCTGGTCGGAAGGCAGTTGCTGACCGAGGCCAATACTCACCTGGTCGGCATGAACGCCGTCGCGGACGTGTCCGGGCGCAGCGCCGGCGGCTGGCTCGTTCAGTTGCTGACGGCACCTTTCGCCGTCGTCGCGGATGCCGTCAGTTATCTGGCCTCCGCATGGTTCCTGCTCCGGATCGACACAGACCTGTCCCAGCGGCCGACCGTACGGCGTGCTTCGGTGCGGAGCCAGATCGCGGAAGGACTGGTTTTCGTGGCGGGCGAGCCGTTGCTGCGGGCGATCGCGGTCAAGGGGATGATCAACAACCTGTCGATCCAGCTTGCGGTCACCGTGCTGCCGCTGCTGTTCGTCCGCGACCTGCACCTGTCTGCCGGCGTCCTCGGCGGCTATCTCGCGCTCGGCGGGGTGGGCGTGTTCATCGGCTCCCGGCTCGCCCGGCCGCTGGGACGCCGGCTCGGCCAGGGGCGCGCGTCGTGGGTCGCCGGAGCAGCCACCGCGCCGGTCGCGTTCCTGGTGCCGCTGATCGACCGCGACTGGCGACTTGTCACCGCCGGCGCGGCGTGGATCGTGATCACGGCCAAGGTCGGTGTCGACAACGTCCTGCTGACCACCTTCCGCCAGCAGGTGACGCCCGACCGACTGCTGGGCCGGGTGAACGCGACGATGCGGTTCCTGCTGACCGGCTCACTGGCGATCGGCTCGGCGGTGGCGGGTGTTGTCGGTCAACTGGTCTCCGTCCGTGCCGTCCTCTGCCTGGCCGCTGTGGGGCTGGCGTTCTCCTGGATTCCCTTGTTCCTGTCGCCGCTGCGACGGTTGCGGGTACTGCCCACGAAGCCGGACGGTGAGGCGGGCCACAAACCGGGCGACGCGTGA
- a CDS encoding ArsR/SmtB family transcription factor, with translation MVAAVRAVKSPAAHPLHRRWIDRVARPLAGHDLRMLTELVPVPTQVIPAFVCPPPNTPLPSLELELATLAATPADRVRRGLDSMKAPLSPVVQALWDSPEQVLPDLVAKIELFWSIALEPFWSRILSLHQGDILYRARRLAQGGAQALFEDLDDTVRWSGDSLRIEHRQVRGTRTVGGRGLLLVPSVFIWPQVFSVSTPPWQPTLRYSPRGIGTVWEPRHAEPSAALAGVIGRSRALLLAELDAPASTQELASRTGLTAGGTSQHLTALLAAGLVSAHRMGRFVYYARTPVAESLLTAAV, from the coding sequence GTGGTCGCCGCCGTCCGCGCGGTGAAGAGCCCGGCGGCGCATCCCCTGCACCGCCGCTGGATCGACCGGGTGGCACGACCGCTGGCCGGCCACGACCTGCGCATGCTCACCGAACTGGTGCCGGTGCCGACCCAGGTCATCCCCGCCTTCGTCTGCCCGCCACCGAACACTCCGCTGCCGAGCCTCGAACTCGAGCTCGCGACGCTCGCGGCCACGCCCGCCGACCGGGTGCGGCGAGGACTAGACAGCATGAAGGCACCGCTTAGCCCCGTCGTACAGGCTCTGTGGGATTCCCCCGAGCAAGTGCTTCCGGACCTGGTCGCGAAGATCGAGTTGTTCTGGTCGATCGCGCTCGAACCGTTCTGGTCGCGCATCCTGTCGCTGCACCAAGGCGACATCCTCTATCGCGCCCGCCGGCTGGCCCAGGGCGGCGCCCAGGCGTTGTTCGAAGACCTCGACGACACCGTCCGCTGGTCCGGTGACAGCCTGCGGATCGAGCACCGACAGGTCCGCGGGACCCGCACGGTCGGGGGTCGCGGACTGCTGCTCGTCCCGTCCGTGTTCATTTGGCCGCAGGTCTTCTCCGTCAGTACGCCGCCGTGGCAACCGACGCTGCGGTACTCACCGCGAGGAATCGGAACCGTCTGGGAGCCACGGCACGCCGAGCCGTCCGCAGCGCTCGCCGGGGTGATCGGACGATCACGGGCGCTCCTGCTGGCGGAACTCGACGCACCCGCGTCGACGCAGGAACTGGCGAGCCGGACCGGCCTGACTGCCGGTGGAACCTCACAACACCTCACTGCCTTGCTGGCTGCTGGACTGGTCAGTGCGCATCGGATGGGCCGGTTCGTCTATTACGCCCGGACGCCGGTCGCCGAGAGTCTGCTGACCGCCGCTGTCTGA
- a CDS encoding magnesium transporter MgtE N-terminal domain-containing protein: protein MSGSPSRVYIARLAGLPVYDPNGDQVGKVRDVVVMLRQGHQPPRVLGLVVEVFTRRRIFLPMTRVTSVDAGHVITTGLVNMRRFEQRATEVLVLAELLDRKVTIRETGATAVVFDLAMEQWRTRDWVLSKVAVTEGAKRFRRRGQSHVLDWADVSDLGQAEEGQGATHILAAFESMKPADLAGVLHELSPKRRKEIAAALDDERLADVLEELPEDDQVEILAGLDTERAADVLEEMSPDDAADLIADLPTETAERLLTLMEPDEAEDVRRLLTYEERTAGGLMTSEPVILPADATIADALAHVRNAELSPALAAMVYVCRPPLETPTGRFIGIGHIQRLLREPPSALVSVALDTDLDGLRADDSLHTVSKYLATYNLVAAPVLDDEGRLLGAVTVDDVLDHLLPSDWRESQQQPEVDRNAP, encoded by the coding sequence ATGAGTGGCTCACCGTCGCGCGTTTACATCGCCCGGCTGGCCGGTCTCCCGGTGTACGACCCGAACGGGGACCAGGTCGGCAAGGTTCGCGATGTCGTCGTGATGCTCAGACAGGGTCACCAGCCGCCGCGGGTGCTCGGGCTGGTGGTCGAGGTGTTCACCCGGCGGCGGATCTTCCTGCCGATGACCCGGGTCACCTCGGTCGACGCCGGCCACGTGATCACCACCGGCCTGGTGAACATGCGGCGCTTCGAGCAGCGGGCGACCGAAGTACTGGTGCTCGCCGAACTGCTGGATCGCAAGGTGACCATCCGCGAGACCGGCGCCACCGCGGTCGTGTTCGACCTGGCGATGGAGCAGTGGCGGACCCGCGACTGGGTGCTGTCGAAGGTCGCGGTGACCGAGGGAGCCAAGCGGTTCCGGCGGCGTGGGCAGTCGCACGTCCTGGACTGGGCAGACGTCAGCGATCTCGGGCAGGCCGAGGAAGGCCAGGGCGCGACCCACATCCTGGCTGCCTTCGAGTCGATGAAGCCGGCGGACCTGGCCGGCGTACTGCACGAGTTGTCGCCCAAGCGGCGCAAGGAGATCGCGGCCGCGCTGGACGACGAGCGGCTGGCCGACGTCCTGGAGGAGCTGCCGGAGGACGACCAGGTGGAGATCCTGGCCGGTCTGGACACCGAGCGAGCGGCCGACGTCCTGGAGGAGATGTCGCCTGACGACGCCGCCGACCTGATCGCTGATCTGCCGACCGAGACCGCCGAGCGGCTGCTGACGCTGATGGAGCCGGACGAGGCCGAGGACGTCCGGCGACTGCTCACGTACGAGGAGCGCACAGCCGGCGGTCTGATGACGTCGGAGCCGGTGATCCTGCCGGCCGACGCCACGATCGCCGATGCGCTCGCGCACGTCCGCAATGCCGAGCTGAGCCCCGCGCTGGCCGCGATGGTGTACGTCTGCAGGCCGCCGCTGGAGACACCGACCGGTCGCTTCATCGGGATCGGACACATCCAGCGGCTGCTGCGCGAACCGCCGTCGGCGCTGGTATCCGTTGCCCTCGACACCGATCTCGACGGGTTGCGCGCGGACGACAGCCTGCACACCGTCAGCAAGTACCTCGCGACCTACAACCTGGTGGCGGCGCCGGTGCTGGACGACGAGGGCCGGCTGCTCGGCGCGGTCACCGTGGACGACGTACTCGACCATCTGCTCCCGTCCGACTGGCGCGAGTCCCAACAGCAGCCGGAGGTGGATCGCAATGCCCCGTGA
- a CDS encoding HpcH/HpaI aldolase/citrate lyase family protein gives MADETSTGKAFRSRRSCLATPGSNPRFLEKAKGLDADQVFLDLEDSVAPIAKVDARKNIVAALNEGGWGSKTRVVRVNDWTTEWTYADVIEVVSGAGANLDCIMLPKVQTAEQVVALDLLLTQLEKVHGLEVGRLGIEAQIENALGLTNVNAIAAASPRVETIIFGPADFMASINMKSLVVGEQPPGYDVGDAYHYILMQILMAARAYGKQAIDGPYLQIKELDGFRRVAGRSAALGFDGKWVLHPDQIAAANEVYSPRQEDYDHSENILDAYDHYTSAAGGARGAVMLGDEMIDEASRKMALVISAKGRAAGMTRTDVWQPPTD, from the coding sequence ATGGCTGACGAGACGAGCACCGGCAAGGCCTTCCGGAGCAGGCGTTCCTGCCTGGCGACCCCGGGATCGAACCCGCGGTTCCTGGAGAAGGCGAAGGGACTGGACGCCGACCAGGTGTTCCTCGACCTGGAGGACTCGGTCGCGCCGATCGCCAAGGTGGATGCCCGCAAGAACATCGTCGCCGCGCTGAACGAGGGCGGCTGGGGTTCGAAGACCCGGGTGGTCCGGGTGAACGACTGGACCACCGAGTGGACCTACGCCGATGTCATCGAGGTGGTTTCGGGCGCCGGGGCGAACCTCGACTGCATCATGCTGCCGAAGGTGCAGACCGCCGAGCAGGTGGTCGCGCTCGACCTGCTGCTGACCCAGTTGGAGAAGGTGCACGGCCTCGAGGTGGGCCGGCTCGGGATCGAGGCGCAGATCGAGAACGCGCTCGGGCTGACGAACGTGAACGCGATCGCCGCCGCCTCACCGCGGGTCGAGACGATCATCTTCGGCCCGGCCGACTTCATGGCGTCGATCAACATGAAGTCGCTGGTGGTGGGGGAGCAGCCGCCGGGGTACGACGTGGGCGATGCGTACCACTACATCCTGATGCAGATCCTGATGGCGGCGCGGGCGTACGGCAAGCAGGCCATCGACGGGCCTTATCTGCAGATCAAGGAGCTGGACGGGTTCCGGCGCGTCGCGGGGCGGTCGGCGGCGCTCGGGTTCGACGGCAAGTGGGTGCTGCACCCGGACCAGATCGCGGCGGCGAACGAGGTGTACTCGCCGCGGCAGGAGGACTACGACCACTCCGAGAACATCCTCGACGCCTACGACCACTACACCTCCGCCGCCGGCGGCGCCCGCGGCGCGGTCATGCTCGGCGACGAGATGATCGACGAGGCCTCCCGCAAGATGGCCCTCGTCATCTCCGCCAAGGGCCGGGCAGCCGGCATGACCCGCACCGACGTCTGGCAACCCCCGACCGACTGA
- a CDS encoding VOC family protein: MSRRGRPRHPDVLTPAEWRVVDAVRHGMSNREIAGRRGISVDAVKFHVANALLKLGLERRAELRTWRGVPADSALRTGGTRQGVEAMSVHLGSIGQVSRPVSDITAAVEWYRDVLGLPHLYTFGDLAFFDCAGTRLFLNAAENPDHVGEPSILYFRVNDIQTAYDDLTARGVRFENAPHLIHKHESGVEEWMAFFPDPDGHLLAVMSQVPPS; this comes from the coding sequence GTGAGCAGACGCGGCCGGCCGCGGCATCCCGACGTACTGACTCCCGCCGAGTGGCGGGTCGTCGACGCGGTCCGGCACGGGATGTCGAACCGGGAGATCGCCGGGCGGCGCGGAATCAGTGTCGACGCGGTCAAGTTCCATGTCGCCAACGCGTTGCTGAAACTCGGCCTGGAGCGCCGGGCCGAGCTGCGCACCTGGCGAGGTGTGCCCGCGGACAGCGCTCTGCGTACCGGCGGAACCAGACAAGGAGTCGAAGCGATGAGCGTCCACCTCGGATCGATCGGCCAGGTATCCCGGCCGGTCAGCGACATCACGGCAGCCGTCGAGTGGTACCGCGACGTGCTCGGGCTGCCGCACCTCTACACCTTCGGCGACCTGGCCTTCTTCGACTGCGCCGGAACGCGCCTGTTCCTCAACGCGGCGGAGAACCCCGACCACGTCGGCGAACCGTCGATCCTGTACTTCCGCGTCAACGACATCCAGACGGCGTACGACGATCTCACCGCCCGGGGCGTCAGGTTCGAGAACGCTCCCCACCTGATCCACAAACACGAATCCGGCGTCGAGGAATGGATGGCCTTCTTCCCCGACCCCGACGGCCACCTCCTCGCCGTCATGTCCCAGGTGCCACCCAGCTGA
- a CDS encoding peptidylprolyl isomerase → MKRSRIPALIVTTLVAATLTTTTAAAAPAVRGGHRPPTVQCQFTPTPENPAAKPVTLPRSTALAKGTVDVYFLTNYGPFVVRMDRANAPCGVSNFVHLTKSDFYDRTQCFRLTNSARLGVLQCGDIYRQEEGGPGYKFPDEVTGQETYPRGTVAMGNQGPGTNGSEFFVVHSFANIPPNYTVLGHVIYGMSAFDRMVKAGIADPDQDGPPVRPIRLLKVFTLG, encoded by the coding sequence ATGAAGCGATCAAGAATCCCTGCCCTGATCGTGACGACGCTGGTCGCCGCCACGCTGACCACCACCACCGCGGCGGCCGCGCCCGCAGTACGGGGTGGTCATCGACCACCGACCGTGCAGTGTCAGTTCACGCCGACTCCGGAGAATCCGGCCGCCAAGCCGGTCACCCTGCCGCGGTCGACGGCCCTCGCGAAGGGCACCGTCGACGTGTACTTCCTGACCAACTACGGGCCGTTCGTGGTCCGGATGGACCGGGCGAACGCGCCGTGTGGCGTGTCGAACTTCGTGCACCTGACCAAGAGCGACTTCTACGACCGGACCCAGTGCTTCCGGCTGACCAACTCCGCGCGGCTCGGGGTGCTGCAGTGCGGTGACATCTACCGCCAGGAGGAGGGCGGACCGGGGTACAAGTTCCCGGACGAGGTGACCGGCCAGGAGACCTACCCGCGCGGCACCGTTGCCATGGGCAACCAAGGGCCGGGGACGAACGGGAGCGAGTTCTTCGTCGTGCACTCGTTCGCGAACATCCCGCCGAACTACACGGTCCTCGGGCACGTGATCTACGGAATGTCCGCCTTCGACCGGATGGTCAAGGCCGGTATCGCCGACCCCGACCAGGACGGCCCGCCGGTCCGCCCGATCCGCCTGCTGAAGGTCTTCACCCTCGGCTGA
- the htpX gene encoding zinc metalloprotease HtpX — MKSRFKPDRGLTNRMLVTSFLLGLLYVGFVAVLIAVTKSAVLAIVIAGGMLFAQYWFSDRIALYAMHGRVVSPEEAPQLHGAIDRLCALADMPKPRVAIADVDLPNAFATGRNPSKAVVCVTTGIMRRLDADELEGVLAHELSHVAHRDVAVMTIASFLGVLAGLITRFGLYSGLGGRRDQNTAVIVLTVVAVSAVVYALSFLLTRALSRYRELAADRAGAVLTGRPSALASALTKISGDIARIPSRDLRQAEAFNAFFFAPAISGKGVSLSTLFATHPPLETRLDRLGVLSRELGEQA, encoded by the coding sequence ATGAAGAGTCGATTCAAGCCCGATCGTGGGCTGACCAACCGGATGCTGGTGACCAGCTTCCTGCTGGGCCTGCTGTACGTCGGTTTCGTCGCGGTGCTGATCGCGGTGACGAAGAGCGCCGTACTGGCCATCGTGATCGCGGGCGGGATGCTGTTCGCGCAGTACTGGTTCTCCGACCGGATCGCGCTCTACGCGATGCACGGCCGCGTCGTCAGTCCCGAGGAGGCGCCGCAGTTGCACGGCGCCATCGACCGGTTGTGCGCGCTGGCCGACATGCCGAAGCCGCGGGTCGCGATCGCGGACGTCGATCTGCCGAACGCGTTCGCCACCGGGCGCAATCCGTCCAAGGCGGTCGTCTGCGTGACGACCGGGATCATGCGGCGCCTGGACGCCGACGAGCTCGAAGGTGTCCTCGCCCACGAGCTGTCCCACGTGGCGCACCGCGATGTGGCCGTGATGACGATCGCGTCGTTCCTCGGCGTACTGGCCGGACTGATCACCCGCTTCGGGCTCTACAGCGGCCTGGGCGGCCGGCGCGATCAGAACACGGCCGTCATCGTGCTGACCGTCGTCGCGGTCTCGGCCGTGGTCTACGCGCTCTCGTTCCTGCTGACGCGTGCCCTGTCGCGGTACCGGGAACTCGCCGCGGACCGGGCCGGCGCCGTACTGACCGGCCGACCGTCGGCGCTGGCCTCCGCGCTGACCAAGATCAGTGGGGACATCGCCCGAATACCGTCGCGCGACCTTCGCCAGGCGGAGGCGTTCAACGCGTTCTTCTTCGCCCCGGCCATCTCCGGCAAGGGCGTCAGCCTGTCGACGCTGTTCGCGACCCACCCGCCGCTCGAGACGCGACTCGACCGGCTCGGTGTGCTGTCCCGCGAGCTGGGCGAGCAGGCTTAG
- the pspAB gene encoding PspA-associated protein PspAB — translation MGLLDILLGRSKAVPPNLDQLFSLPSAAITLETAAGYRPTGSGSVCFKAAEGGGFSALRDEVDKLLALDNGKFTSTTDSFGFTWLVRETTPDDLEGLVTDLHAVNTSLVDAGFGAALLCTLVSFTNGTRSLGLVYLYKRGSWYPFVPVGADRRDNATELQIKSIVGADLRFEPDLARWFPVYGAPGL, via the coding sequence ATGGGTCTTCTCGACATCCTGCTCGGCAGGAGCAAAGCCGTACCCCCGAACCTCGATCAGTTGTTCTCGCTTCCGTCGGCCGCGATCACCTTGGAGACCGCGGCCGGGTACCGGCCGACCGGCAGCGGATCGGTCTGCTTCAAGGCAGCCGAAGGCGGCGGTTTCTCGGCGCTCCGCGACGAGGTCGACAAACTGCTCGCCCTCGACAACGGCAAATTCACCAGTACGACGGACTCCTTCGGCTTCACCTGGTTGGTCCGCGAGACCACGCCCGACGACCTCGAAGGCCTCGTCACCGACCTGCACGCGGTGAACACGTCTCTCGTCGACGCCGGCTTCGGCGCCGCCCTGCTGTGCACGCTCGTCTCCTTCACCAACGGCACCCGGTCGCTCGGGCTCGTGTATCTCTACAAACGCGGCTCCTGGTACCCGTTCGTCCCCGTCGGCGCCGACCGGCGCGACAACGCGACCGAGCTCCAGATCAAGTCGATCGTCGGCGCCGATCTCCGCTTCGAACCCGACCTGGCCCGCTGGTTCCCGGTCTACGGAGCACCCGGGCTGTAG
- a CDS encoding Mrp/NBP35 family ATP-binding protein — protein MGLTADQVTVALGSVMDPEIKKPITELGMVESVVVREDGVVAVRILLTVAGCPMKDTLRRDTTAAVSALDGVTGVEIDLGVMSPEQRAALQTQLRGGVAEKEIPFARADSLTKVFAIASGKGGVGKSSVTVNLAVAMAAKGLSVGVLDADIYGHSIPAMFGVADERPTAVDDMIMPVPAHGVKVISIGMLKPKRDQVVAWRGPILDRALVQMLADVYWGDLDVLLLDLPPGTGDIAISVGQRLTSAEVIVVTTPQEAAAEVAERAGTMAQMVHQRVAGVIENMSYLPCPHCGPEHRIEIFGSGGGARVAETLSKRLGYDIPLLGEVPLDERLRSGGDNGQPLAMANPETPAAQVLEQIADRLGGKPRGLLGRQLGLSPVGR, from the coding sequence ATGGGTCTTACTGCTGATCAGGTGACGGTTGCGCTCGGTTCCGTGATGGACCCGGAGATCAAGAAACCGATCACCGAACTGGGGATGGTCGAGTCCGTCGTCGTACGCGAGGACGGCGTGGTCGCAGTACGGATCCTGTTGACTGTCGCCGGCTGTCCGATGAAGGACACCCTGCGTCGTGACACCACCGCCGCCGTGAGCGCGCTCGACGGTGTCACCGGGGTGGAGATCGACCTCGGGGTGATGTCGCCCGAGCAGCGGGCCGCCTTGCAGACCCAGTTGCGTGGTGGCGTGGCCGAGAAGGAGATCCCGTTCGCGCGGGCCGACTCGCTGACCAAGGTGTTCGCGATCGCGTCCGGCAAGGGCGGCGTCGGCAAGTCGTCGGTGACGGTGAACCTCGCGGTCGCGATGGCGGCCAAGGGGTTGTCGGTCGGCGTACTGGATGCCGACATCTACGGGCACTCGATCCCCGCGATGTTCGGGGTCGCGGACGAGCGGCCGACCGCGGTGGACGACATGATCATGCCGGTGCCCGCGCACGGCGTGAAGGTGATCTCCATCGGCATGCTGAAGCCCAAGCGCGACCAGGTGGTCGCCTGGCGCGGCCCGATCCTGGACCGCGCGCTGGTGCAGATGCTCGCCGACGTCTACTGGGGCGACCTCGACGTACTGCTCCTCGACCTGCCGCCCGGCACCGGTGACATCGCGATCTCCGTCGGCCAGCGGCTGACGTCGGCCGAGGTCATCGTGGTCACCACCCCGCAGGAGGCCGCCGCCGAGGTGGCCGAGCGGGCCGGGACGATGGCGCAGATGGTGCACCAGCGGGTCGCCGGCGTCATCGAGAACATGTCGTACCTGCCCTGCCCGCACTGCGGCCCCGAGCACCGGATCGAGATCTTCGGCTCCGGCGGTGGGGCGCGGGTCGCCGAGACACTGTCGAAGCGGCTCGGCTACGACATCCCGCTGCTCGGCGAAGTACCGCTGGACGAACGCCTCCGCAGCGGCGGCGACAACGGCCAGCCCCTCGCGATGGCGAACCCCGAAACCCCCGCAGCCCAGGTCCTCGAACAAATCGCCGACCGCCTCGGCGGCAAACCCCGAGGCCTCCTCGGTCGCCAACTCGGCCTGTCCCCTGTCGGTCGTTAA
- a CDS encoding DUF1003 domain-containing protein: protein MPRDDRSSDDRRLMRAADRLDIPRELRRTIVRRRAYDADAFGRMSERIARFLGTGQFLVYMTATILFWVGWNIFAPEHLRWDQYPFIFLTLALSLQASYAAPLILLAQNRQEARDRVQYERDRDVDARSRADMEFLAREMAALRMSVGEVATRDFLRSELRSLLAELEHKDREDDRV, encoded by the coding sequence ATGCCCCGTGACGACCGCAGTTCCGACGACCGCCGGCTGATGCGGGCCGCGGACCGGCTCGACATCCCGCGCGAACTCCGGCGCACGATCGTGCGCCGGCGCGCGTACGACGCGGACGCGTTCGGGCGGATGTCGGAGCGGATCGCCCGCTTCCTCGGCACCGGCCAGTTCCTGGTCTACATGACGGCGACGATCCTGTTCTGGGTCGGCTGGAACATCTTCGCGCCGGAGCACCTGCGCTGGGACCAGTACCCGTTCATCTTCCTGACCCTGGCGCTCAGCCTGCAGGCGTCGTACGCCGCGCCGCTGATCCTGCTCGCCCAGAACCGGCAGGAGGCCCGCGACCGGGTCCAGTACGAGCGCGACCGCGACGTCGACGCCCGCAGCCGCGCCGACATGGAGTTCCTGGCCCGCGAGATGGCGGCCCTGCGGATGTCGGTCGGCGAGGTGGCCACCCGCGACTTCCTCCGCTCCGAACTCCGCTCACTGCTGGCCGAACTCGAGCACAAGGACCGCGAGGACGACCGGGTCTGA